A single window of Periophthalmus magnuspinnatus isolate fPerMag1 chromosome 9, fPerMag1.2.pri, whole genome shotgun sequence DNA harbors:
- the smim15 gene encoding small integral membrane protein 15, with amino-acid sequence MIDFRAWAEYVVEWAAKDPYGFLTTVILALTPLFIASALLSWKLAKMIEARDKEQKKKQKRQENIAKAKRAKRD; translated from the coding sequence ATGATCGATTTCCGCGCCTGGGCTGAGTATGTGGTGGAGTGGGCCGCCAAAGACCCATACGGCTTCCTCACAACAGTCATCCTTGCCCTCACACCGCTCTTCATCGCCAGTGCCCTGTTGTCGTGGAAACTGGCCAAGATGATCGAGGCGCGCGacaaggagcagaagaagaagcagaaacgACAGGAGAACATTGCAAAAGCCAAAAGAGCCAAGAGAGActga